In the genome of Deltaproteobacteria bacterium, one region contains:
- a CDS encoding PhoH family protein, with protein MGVNQLDFNDPRLFRDLLGQHDQHIKILQHTLGVKIRARGSSIEVEGDPPQVELVSQILRQLYNLLEKGYPVYASDVDYAIRILSGDSRARLQDIFLDTIYISAHKRTITPKSIAQKAYIEAIRRYDIVFGIGPAGTGKTYLAMAMAVAELMKNNYVRIILTRPAVEAGEKLGFLPGDLAEKVNPYLRPLYDALHDMVDFDRARKMVERGTIEVAPLAFMRGRTLNDSFVILDEAQNTTPEQMKMFLTRLGYGSKAVITGDATQVDLPAGKPSGLKEAARILKGVHGISFVHFTEKDVARHHLVQAIIAAYERDDNQIAARELLQRT; from the coding sequence ATCGGCGTCAATCAGCTCGATTTTAACGATCCCCGTCTGTTTCGCGATTTACTGGGGCAGCACGATCAACACATCAAAATCTTGCAGCACACCCTAGGCGTAAAAATCCGCGCCCGCGGCTCGTCCATCGAGGTCGAAGGCGACCCGCCGCAGGTCGAGCTTGTCAGCCAAATCTTGCGCCAACTCTACAACTTGCTGGAAAAAGGCTATCCGGTTTACGCCAGCGACGTCGACTACGCGATCCGAATCTTGAGCGGCGACAGCCGCGCCCGCCTGCAAGATATTTTTCTCGATACGATCTACATCTCTGCGCACAAGCGCACGATCACACCGAAAAGTATCGCACAGAAAGCCTACATCGAAGCGATTCGCCGCTACGACATCGTCTTCGGCATCGGCCCTGCTGGCACCGGTAAAACTTATTTGGCGATGGCCATGGCGGTGGCGGAGTTGATGAAGAATAACTATGTAAGAATTATTCTCACGCGCCCCGCTGTAGAGGCCGGCGAGAAACTAGGATTTCTCCCGGGCGACTTGGCGGAAAAAGTGAATCCGTATTTACGCCCACTCTACGACGCCTTGCACGACATGGTCGACTTCGACCGCGCCCGCAAAATGGTCGAGCGCGGCACCATCGAAGTGGCACCGCTGGCGTTCATGCGCGGCCGCACGTTGAATGACTCGTTCGTCATTCTCGACGAAGCGCAGAACACCACACCAGAGCAAATGAAGATGTTTCTAACGAGGTTAGGTTATGGCTCGAAGGCGGTCATCACCGGCGACGCCACGCAGGTCGATCTACCGGCAGGAAAACCCTCTGGCTTGAAAGAAGCCGCGAGAATTTTGAAAGGCGTGCACGGCATCAGCTTCGTGCACTTCACGGAAAAAGACGTCGCGCGCCACCATTTGGTCCAAGCTATCATCGCCGCCTATGAGCGCGACGACAACCAAATAGCAGCGCGCGAGCTATTACAAAGAACCTAA
- the recA gene encoding recombinase RecA: MDANREKAIDLAVSQIERQFGKGAIMKLGEGGIAKDQAVISTGSLGLDIALGIGGVPCGRVVEIYGPESSGKTTLALHIVAEAQKKGGMGAYIDAEHALDLVYAKKLGVKTDDLLISQPDHGEQALEIAETLVRSGAIDVLVIDSVAALVPKAEIEGEMGDAHMGLQARLMSQALRKLTGTISRSNTVVIFINQIRMKIGVMFGNPETTTGGNALKFYASVRMDIRRTGALKDGDNVIGGRTRVKVVKNKMAPPFKEAEFDILYGTGISRDGEIVDLGSEMGIVEKSGAWYSYGSERIGQGREAAKQFLRDHPDTAVDIMNKALDKLGIKRPETSSTSEAAAPADKKEKVKAK; the protein is encoded by the coding sequence ATGGACGCAAATCGAGAAAAGGCGATCGACCTCGCTGTCAGCCAAATCGAAAGACAGTTCGGCAAGGGCGCGATCATGAAGCTGGGCGAAGGCGGCATAGCCAAAGACCAGGCCGTGATTTCCACCGGCTCTCTTGGCCTCGATATCGCCTTGGGCATCGGCGGCGTCCCGTGCGGCCGGGTGGTCGAAATCTACGGCCCAGAGTCCTCCGGTAAGACGACCTTGGCTTTGCACATCGTCGCCGAAGCGCAAAAGAAAGGCGGCATGGGGGCGTACATCGACGCCGAGCATGCCCTCGACCTGGTCTACGCCAAGAAGCTTGGCGTCAAGACCGACGATCTTTTGATCTCCCAGCCCGACCATGGCGAGCAGGCGCTGGAAATCGCCGAGACCCTGGTGCGCAGCGGCGCCATCGACGTGTTGGTCATCGACTCGGTCGCGGCCCTGGTACCGAAGGCGGAAATCGAGGGCGAGATGGGCGACGCCCACATGGGCCTGCAAGCGCGCCTCATGTCGCAGGCGCTGCGCAAATTGACCGGCACGATTTCGCGCTCGAATACCGTGGTTATTTTCATCAACCAGATTCGCATGAAGATCGGCGTCATGTTCGGCAACCCGGAGACCACCACCGGCGGCAATGCGTTAAAATTTTACGCCTCGGTGAGAATGGACATTCGCCGCACCGGCGCTTTGAAAGATGGCGACAACGTGATCGGCGGCCGCACCCGCGTCAAAGTCGTCAAGAACAAAATGGCACCGCCGTTCAAAGAAGCGGAGTTCGACATTCTCTACGGCACCGGCATTTCCCGCGACGGCGAGATCGTCGACCTGGGCAGCGAAATGGGCATCGTCGAAAAGAGCGGCGCGTGGTACTCTTATGGCAGTGAGCGCATCGGCCAGGGACGCGAAGCCGCCAAGCAGTTTCTCCGAGACCATCCCGACACCGCAGTGGATATCATGAACAAAGCCCTCGACAAGCTCGGCATCAAGCGGCCGGAAACCTCGTCGACGTCCGAAGCTGCGGCGCCAGCGGACAAAAAGGAAAAGGTAAAGGCCAAGTAA
- a CDS encoding phosphatidylglycerophosphatase A, whose product MVTGAGVGYARWMPGTVGTLLALLPSLGLNHLAGSAPFFAGLLLLLAIAAAIPLATRGAHFLKAKDPGAIVIDEILGFLVANFAAPLTLPVLIVALLLFRFFDIVKIVPISHLEKLPGGTGIILDDVMAGIYTYVALRLLLYWEIL is encoded by the coding sequence GTGGTCACCGGCGCGGGCGTTGGCTATGCGCGCTGGATGCCCGGTACGGTGGGGACGCTCCTTGCCTTACTCCCTTCCCTGGGACTCAATCACCTGGCTGGCTCTGCGCCATTCTTTGCTGGACTCCTGCTCTTGCTCGCCATAGCCGCTGCTATTCCACTGGCGACAAGGGGGGCACATTTTCTCAAAGCCAAAGACCCCGGCGCGATTGTCATCGACGAGATCCTGGGATTTCTAGTCGCTAACTTCGCGGCACCGCTGACCCTTCCGGTCTTGATCGTAGCGTTGTTGTTGTTTCGCTTCTTTGACATCGTTAAGATAGTGCCCATAAGCCATTTGGAGAAACTGCCGGGCGGCACGGGCATTATCCTGGACGATGTCATGGCCGGTATCTACACGTATGTCGCTCTGCGTTTGTTGCTGTATTGGGAAATCCTATGA
- the alaS gene encoding alanine--tRNA ligase codes for MTAAAIRKSFLDYFVKQGHTVVRSSSLVPEKDPTLLFTNAGMVQFKNVFLGQERLPYVRAASSQKCLRISGKHNDLEAVGRDTYHHTFFEMLGNWSFGDYYKAEAIEWAWKLLTDEWGLPKDKLYATVYLNDDAAEQLWFKISGLPKERVSRFGEKENFWEMGETGPCGPCSEIHLDRGPAACDWQGPAGHECRVNGDCARYIELWNLVFIQYNRKENRELEELPSKHVDTGMGMERITAVLQKVLSNYDIDSMRQLTATTERLTGKKYGVDPVADISYRVIDDHARAVSFLIADGVTPSNEGRGYVLRRLLRRAARHGRLIGLKDPFLYQVAGTVIQVMGDAYPELRSEQQRIGEVIRIEEERFGETLEKGLVLLDDATAKLKGDRKNVLSGDVAFRLYDTYGFPLDLTEDILRGEGMSVDQAGFEKLMEEQRARGREARETVSMEAKIQLDRPVCFIGYDRLEGESQVLAIYSNNGGIQEAGEGDEIELLTAETPFYGESGGQVGDRGAIATARGDLVEVIDTHHPTPQLTAHRGRVKKGRVQVGDKVQLTVDRKQRQRTKLNHSATHILHAVLRRELGQHVRQAGSLVTPDRLRFDFNHTGAIADEKLAAIENQVNSHIREDAGVNIDELAYAEAIKRGALAFFGDKYGDRVRVVKIGDFSTELCGGTHVGRSGEIGLFKLHSEGGVAAGVRRVEAFTGEGALELIRAYEARLTEIGNLVRGSADDAIDKVKRLLDRQKELEREIEKLRGQLEKDQIPELLAKKQSINGANVLIAALEGTDAKQLRDISDQLKDKLGAGVVVLAAASGDTVSLVSSVSKELTKKFHAGNIIKELARIVGGGGGGRPDFAQAGGKDPTKLNEALKRAEELIRQAQ; via the coding sequence ATCACTGCCGCAGCAATACGCAAATCGTTTCTCGACTATTTCGTCAAGCAGGGCCACACCGTGGTGCGCAGCTCATCTCTCGTGCCGGAGAAAGATCCGACGCTGCTCTTCACCAACGCCGGCATGGTGCAGTTCAAGAACGTTTTTCTCGGCCAAGAGCGGCTGCCCTACGTGCGCGCCGCCAGCTCGCAAAAATGTCTGCGCATCAGCGGCAAGCACAACGATTTGGAAGCGGTCGGCCGCGACACTTATCACCACACGTTTTTTGAAATGCTCGGCAACTGGTCCTTCGGCGATTACTACAAGGCCGAAGCGATCGAGTGGGCCTGGAAACTCTTGACCGACGAATGGGGTCTGCCCAAGGACAAGCTTTACGCGACGGTTTACTTAAACGACGACGCTGCCGAGCAGCTTTGGTTCAAGATCAGCGGTCTGCCCAAGGAACGCGTCAGCCGCTTCGGCGAAAAAGAAAACTTCTGGGAGATGGGCGAGACCGGCCCCTGCGGCCCATGCAGCGAGATTCACCTAGACCGCGGCCCGGCCGCCTGCGACTGGCAAGGCCCGGCGGGGCACGAGTGCCGCGTCAACGGTGACTGCGCTCGTTATATCGAATTGTGGAATCTGGTTTTCATTCAATACAACCGCAAAGAAAATCGCGAGCTGGAAGAACTGCCGTCGAAACATGTCGACACCGGCATGGGCATGGAGCGTATCACCGCCGTGCTGCAGAAGGTTCTGTCCAATTACGACATCGACTCCATGCGCCAGTTGACCGCCACCACCGAGCGCCTCACCGGCAAAAAATATGGGGTCGATCCGGTTGCCGATATTTCCTATCGCGTCATCGACGACCATGCCCGCGCCGTGAGCTTCTTGATCGCCGACGGCGTCACGCCGAGCAACGAAGGCCGCGGCTACGTCTTGCGCCGGCTCTTGCGTCGTGCCGCGCGCCACGGCCGCTTGATCGGTTTGAAAGACCCCTTCCTCTATCAAGTGGCCGGCACGGTGATTCAAGTGATGGGCGATGCCTATCCGGAATTACGTAGCGAGCAGCAGCGCATCGGCGAAGTGATTCGCATCGAAGAGGAACGTTTCGGCGAGACTCTAGAAAAAGGCTTGGTGCTGCTCGACGACGCGACCGCCAAGCTCAAGGGCGACAGGAAAAACGTTCTGTCCGGCGACGTCGCCTTCCGCCTCTACGACACCTATGGCTTTCCGCTCGATTTGACGGAAGACATTCTGCGCGGCGAAGGCATGAGCGTCGATCAAGCCGGCTTTGAAAAACTGATGGAAGAGCAGCGCGCCCGCGGCCGCGAGGCGCGCGAAACCGTCAGCATGGAAGCCAAGATCCAGCTCGACCGCCCGGTCTGCTTCATCGGCTACGATCGCTTGGAAGGCGAGTCGCAGGTGTTGGCGATTTATTCAAACAACGGTGGTATTCAGGAGGCCGGCGAGGGCGACGAGATCGAATTGTTAACCGCCGAGACCCCTTTCTACGGTGAGTCCGGCGGCCAGGTCGGCGACCGCGGCGCAATTGCCACTGCGCGCGGCGATCTCGTCGAGGTCATCGATACCCACCATCCGACGCCCCAGCTCACAGCGCATCGCGGGCGTGTGAAAAAAGGCCGCGTGCAAGTCGGTGATAAAGTTCAACTCACGGTCGACCGCAAACAGCGCCAGCGCACCAAGCTGAATCATTCGGCCACCCATATTTTGCACGCCGTGCTGCGCCGCGAGTTGGGCCAACATGTGCGCCAGGCCGGTTCGCTGGTGACGCCGGACCGGCTGCGTTTCGATTTCAATCACACCGGCGCCATCGCGGATGAAAAGCTGGCGGCGATCGAAAACCAGGTCAATAGCCATATTCGTGAGGACGCCGGTGTTAATATAGACGAGTTGGCCTACGCCGAAGCGATCAAGCGCGGCGCACTGGCTTTTTTCGGCGACAAATACGGCGACCGCGTGCGCGTCGTGAAGATCGGCGACTTCTCCACCGAGCTGTGCGGCGGCACCCATGTCGGCCGCTCCGGCGAGATCGGTCTGTTCAAGTTGCACTCCGAGGGCGGCGTCGCTGCCGGCGTGCGCCGCGTCGAGGCCTTCACCGGCGAGGGCGCGCTGGAATTGATCCGCGCCTACGAAGCGCGCCTGACGGAAATCGGCAACCTCGTCCGCGGTAGCGCCGACGACGCCATCGACAAAGTGAAGCGGCTCCTCGACCGCCAAAAAGAGTTGGAGCGCGAAATCGAGAAGCTGCGCGGTCAATTGGAAAAAGATCAGATCCCCGAACTGCTGGCGAAAAAGCAATCGATCAACGGCGCCAACGTTCTGATCGCCGCGCTGGAAGGCACCGACGCCAAACAGCTGCGCGACATTTCCGATCAGTTGAAAGATAAGCTCGGGGCGGGAGTGGTCGTGCTAGCGGCCGCCAGCGGCGACACCGTGAGCCTGGTTTCCTCTGTCTCCAAAGAACTGACGAAAAAATTTCACGCCGGCAACATCATCAAAGAGCTGGCGCGCATCGTCGGCGGCGGCGGTGGCGGGCGGCCCGATTTCGCTCAGGCCGGCGGCAAAGACCCGACAAAGCTCAACGAAGCGTTAAAGCGAGCCGAGGAGCTAATTCGCCAGGCGCAATGA
- a CDS encoding competence/damage-inducible protein A, with product MIERVVVLSTGDELMTGRVVDTNSTAIASRLAALGISVPAVLKVGDDRERLLWALRTARDLGDLVIGTGGLGPTADDLTTEIVAQFIGRKLKEDTAAADGLRQRFASRKIDWTENNLKQALFPEGSTIIPNPAGTAPGFRVDIGGGKQLVWLSGVPREMSAMMTETILPWIRQQQTAQHQALACTFKLYGLTESKLDDLLHSVNLGNEAKLSFRAHYPDLSLRLAVTSGEHRGLNFVRLHDQILNLLGGYIYAEGDTPLEEVVGQLLMETRQTLALAESCTGGYISHRITSVPGSSNYYFGGAVTYANDAKKRFLGVQPETLDKHGAVSRETALEMSQGIREQTGASIALSVTGIAGPSGGTPDKPVGTVWMSISMGNFHDARTFQFTGDRERIIQGTSQAALNWLRTTLLG from the coding sequence ATGATCGAACGGGTGGTGGTGCTCAGCACGGGCGACGAATTGATGACGGGCCGCGTCGTTGACACAAATTCGACCGCCATTGCGAGCCGGCTGGCCGCCCTTGGCATTAGCGTGCCTGCTGTGCTCAAAGTCGGCGACGACCGCGAGAGATTGCTCTGGGCGCTGCGCACGGCGCGCGACCTGGGCGACCTAGTCATTGGCACCGGGGGCCTCGGCCCCACGGCCGACGACCTCACGACGGAGATTGTCGCCCAGTTCATCGGCCGCAAACTGAAAGAGGACACCGCCGCCGCCGACGGGCTTAGACAACGTTTCGCCTCGCGCAAAATTGACTGGACCGAAAACAATCTTAAGCAGGCACTCTTCCCGGAAGGGTCGACGATTATTCCCAATCCGGCCGGCACCGCGCCGGGCTTTCGCGTCGATATCGGCGGCGGCAAACAGCTTGTCTGGCTATCGGGTGTGCCTCGCGAAATGAGCGCCATGATGACCGAGACTATCCTGCCATGGATTCGCCAGCAGCAAACCGCCCAGCACCAGGCACTCGCCTGTACCTTCAAGCTTTACGGTTTGACCGAATCTAAGCTCGACGATCTGCTCCACTCGGTCAATCTCGGCAACGAAGCCAAACTGTCGTTTCGCGCCCACTATCCCGACCTCTCCCTGCGCTTGGCCGTAACCAGCGGCGAACATCGCGGTCTGAATTTTGTCCGACTACACGACCAGATTCTCAATCTGCTGGGCGGTTACATCTACGCCGAGGGTGACACCCCGCTCGAAGAAGTGGTCGGCCAGCTGCTGATGGAAACCCGCCAGACGCTTGCCCTGGCGGAATCCTGCACAGGGGGCTACATCAGCCATCGCATCACCAGCGTGCCGGGTAGCTCAAACTACTATTTCGGCGGCGCCGTGACCTATGCCAACGACGCTAAAAAGCGCTTCCTAGGCGTGCAACCGGAGACCCTGGATAAGCACGGCGCCGTCAGCCGCGAAACCGCGCTGGAAATGTCCCAGGGCATCCGCGAGCAAACCGGCGCCAGCATTGCGCTCAGCGTCACCGGCATCGCCGGCCCCAGCGGTGGCACACCGGACAAACCGGTCGGCACGGTGTGGATGAGCATCTCGATGGGCAACTTCCACGATGCCCGCACCTTTCAATTCACCGGCGACCGCGAGCGCATCATTCAGGGCACATCCCAAGCGGCATTGAACTGGCTGCGCACGACCTTGCTCGGATGA
- a CDS encoding regulatory protein RecX, with the protein MIAARSPSSPSQPPAQDAFQRALRYLGHRPRSEAELRSHLRQRGYDDHAIDRSVARLRELNYLNDGNFARSWTAAKVTSRGYGPKRIENELRTKGIKPAVIRDAVVEAFSAGEEKRNAKRLIARHYRNLDLKDAKQLQRAAAFLLRRGYSSQVIYEVLKFSLEAD; encoded by the coding sequence TTGATCGCCGCTCGATCGCCGAGTTCACCTTCCCAACCACCAGCGCAGGACGCTTTTCAACGGGCGCTGCGCTATCTCGGCCACCGGCCGCGCAGCGAAGCGGAGCTGCGTAGCCATCTGCGCCAGAGGGGCTACGACGACCACGCCATCGACCGGAGCGTCGCGCGGCTGCGTGAGTTGAACTATTTGAATGACGGCAACTTCGCGCGCAGTTGGACGGCGGCGAAAGTCACCTCGCGCGGCTATGGCCCCAAACGCATCGAGAACGAGCTGCGCACTAAAGGCATCAAGCCGGCAGTGATCCGCGACGCGGTCGTCGAAGCCTTCAGCGCCGGCGAAGAAAAGCGCAACGCCAAGCGGCTGATCGCGCGCCATTACCGCAATCTCGATTTGAAGGATGCCAAACAGCTGCAGCGCGCCGCCGCGTTTTTGCTGCGGCGCGGCTACAGCAGCCAAGTGATTTACGAAGTGCTGAAATTTTCGCTGGAAGCGGATTAA
- a CDS encoding YjbQ family protein has protein sequence MIHTEKITENTSGFCDIVDLTAKVRDSLKKSRLQNGLITLFVTGSTAALTTIEYEPGLVQDLKEFVEKLIPSNRKYHHDDRWGDDNGFSHLRASLFGPSVSIPVRNGRPMLGTWQQVILIDFDNRARNREIVLQLIGETE, from the coding sequence ATGATTCACACCGAGAAGATCACCGAAAATACTTCCGGCTTCTGTGACATCGTCGATCTCACCGCGAAGGTTCGCGACTCGCTGAAAAAATCCCGTCTGCAAAACGGCCTGATCACGCTGTTTGTCACCGGCTCCACCGCGGCGCTGACGACCATTGAATACGAGCCCGGCCTCGTGCAGGACCTCAAAGAGTTCGTCGAAAAGCTGATTCCGTCCAATCGAAAATATCATCATGACGACCGCTGGGGCGACGACAACGGCTTCTCGCATCTGCGCGCGTCGCTCTTTGGCCCGTCGGTCTCGATCCCGGTGCGAAATGGCCGGCCCATGCTCGGCACATGGCAGCAGGTCATTCTGATCGATTTCGATAACCGCGCGCGCAACCGTGAAATCGTCCTCCAGCTCATAGGAGAAACCGAGTGA
- the thpR gene encoding RNA 2',3'-cyclic phosphodiesterase, with protein sequence MNDAVVIRAFIAVELAPSIIQNIDAAIDRLRPRLTNVRWVAPGNIHLTVKFLGDIPESQVDDLVAALTPVVRPFPRCTINAKGLGVFLDVKRPRIIWVGLASDALVALAAKVQACLLPLGFEPEKRSFTPHLTIGRWRQSDRAPKDLPVALANWRSVDFGQSEVNEIVLFQSILKPQGAEYRKLKVIQLGSQP encoded by the coding sequence ATGAACGATGCCGTTGTGATTCGCGCCTTCATCGCCGTCGAGCTCGCCCCCTCTATCATTCAAAACATTGATGCTGCCATCGACCGGCTCCGCCCGCGTCTCACCAACGTCCGCTGGGTCGCGCCGGGCAATATTCATTTGACAGTGAAATTTTTGGGCGATATCCCGGAGAGCCAAGTGGACGACCTGGTGGCCGCTCTGACGCCCGTCGTTCGCCCCTTTCCGCGTTGCACCATTAATGCTAAAGGTTTAGGGGTATTTCTGGATGTAAAACGGCCGCGTATCATTTGGGTGGGACTGGCAAGCGACGCGCTGGTAGCATTGGCCGCTAAGGTTCAAGCATGCTTGTTGCCGCTCGGCTTTGAGCCTGAGAAACGAAGCTTCACACCCCACCTGACCATCGGTCGTTGGCGCCAATCGGATCGCGCGCCAAAAGATTTACCGGTCGCATTGGCCAACTGGCGCAGCGTAGATTTCGGCCAGTCCGAAGTGAATGAAATAGTTCTGTTTCAAAGTATCTTAAAGCCGCAGGGCGCCGAGTATCGTAAGTTAAAAGTCATACAGCTCGGCTCGCAACCTTAA